A region from the Fundidesulfovibrio putealis DSM 16056 genome encodes:
- a CDS encoding response regulator transcription factor: MTERNAARVMLVDDHPAVRQGLALLLGQHGHTVCAEAGSRSEALAVMKGSGADIAIIDLSLGEDSGLELLHAFKARNIPGLVYSMYEDPETIALAFDSGAGGYITKREMAEVLLHGVLEVRAGRRFISPRAAQSLAMRAVKGNGAREAELSERERQILRMLGQGDSAADIAREFIISTRTVETYYSRLMEKLGLVGMKELRKFAISTRR; encoded by the coding sequence ATGACCGAACGCAACGCAGCCCGCGTCATGCTGGTGGACGACCATCCGGCGGTACGCCAGGGTCTGGCTCTGCTGCTGGGCCAGCACGGGCACACGGTATGCGCCGAGGCCGGAAGCCGGTCCGAGGCTCTTGCCGTGATGAAGGGCTCCGGAGCGGACATCGCGATCATAGACCTCAGCCTGGGCGAAGACAGCGGCCTGGAGCTTCTCCATGCGTTCAAGGCGCGCAATATCCCGGGGCTCGTCTATTCCATGTATGAGGACCCGGAGACCATCGCCCTGGCCTTCGATTCCGGCGCAGGCGGCTACATCACCAAGCGCGAGATGGCGGAGGTGCTGCTGCACGGGGTGCTGGAGGTCCGGGCCGGAAGGCGTTTCATCAGCCCCAGGGCGGCCCAGAGCCTGGCCATGCGCGCCGTCAAGGGCAACGGAGCGCGCGAAGCGGAGCTCAGCGAGAGGGAGCGCCAGATACTGCGCATGCTCGGCCAGGGGGACTCTGCGGCGGACATCGCGCGCGAGTTCATCATCAGCACCCGCACCGTGGAAACGTATTACAGCCGCCTCATGGAGAAGCTGGGGCTGGTCGGCATGAAGGAATTGCGCAAATTCGCCATCAGCACCCGCCGTTGA
- a CDS encoding sensor histidine kinase: MLDLSASDLERNPVVALDGQWEFAWSRFVGQQESVGIGASSPESLITLPSAWSGLAANGLEAAATGFATYRLLVLPWPGEHRLALRVFKVNSAYRLYVNGRLLGGSGIAGTRPEEETPDFSVKLFEFPSDGRPIEIMLHVSNFSYSDGGITSPLLFGQASALQALQARKWGVALFFAGALLVMGVYHIALYCFRPQSSSPLHLGLYCLLWLGNQLFSSSSDWVSGLFWGASGSVVLEKIAFICLMLTVPIGYQFFRSLYPFEFPKNIRHYCSFMAVLFVVLTVFSPMLLLTELLPVYYISASIMICYCVYKLILACARQRDNARLLLAGFVILGLAGINDMLDETGYIQTGSQIQVGLFFFLLFQALALSRRFSLAFSTVETLSTQLEGKNIALEREVAERARLQHEVVSISDDERRRLSHNLHDGLCQQLTGARLRCSVLEHRIPSEDTIAREVRQLSSLIDDTVGHAYDLSRGLWPVEHRAGSGASSLEELALRFSESSGIPITFRQDLPCAQCKNEHMTQLYRIAQEGIANAIKHAAPSRVDVFLECLDLRGVRLTIRDDGCGIAPGNKPRGGLGLKIMAHRAGVVGGDLRIDDAGDGGTIVTCTVACTAAEKSESTQESAG; the protein is encoded by the coding sequence GTGCTCGACCTGAGCGCTTCGGACCTTGAACGCAACCCCGTGGTGGCGCTTGATGGCCAATGGGAATTTGCCTGGAGCCGGTTCGTCGGTCAGCAGGAATCCGTCGGGATTGGTGCGTCCTCGCCGGAAAGCCTGATCACGTTGCCCTCGGCATGGTCGGGGCTTGCGGCAAACGGGCTGGAAGCCGCCGCGACTGGTTTCGCCACCTATCGCCTGCTCGTGCTGCCCTGGCCGGGAGAACACCGGCTGGCGCTGCGTGTTTTCAAGGTGAACTCCGCCTATCGCCTCTATGTGAATGGCCGCCTTCTGGGTGGGAGCGGAATCGCCGGGACGCGCCCTGAGGAGGAAACCCCGGATTTTTCGGTAAAGCTCTTTGAATTTCCTTCGGATGGTCGCCCCATCGAGATCATGCTGCACGTGTCGAACTTTTCCTACAGCGATGGCGGCATAACCTCCCCGCTCCTTTTCGGGCAGGCCAGCGCGCTTCAGGCTTTGCAGGCGCGCAAATGGGGCGTGGCCCTGTTCTTTGCCGGGGCTTTGCTGGTGATGGGCGTGTACCACATTGCCCTTTACTGTTTTCGTCCCCAAAGCAGTTCCCCGTTGCATCTCGGCCTGTACTGCCTGCTGTGGCTGGGCAACCAGCTCTTCTCCAGCTCCAGTGACTGGGTCTCCGGACTTTTCTGGGGCGCTAGCGGAAGCGTTGTTTTGGAGAAGATAGCCTTCATCTGCCTGATGCTGACTGTACCAATCGGATATCAATTCTTCCGCTCTCTTTACCCCTTCGAGTTCCCCAAAAACATACGGCACTATTGCTCATTCATGGCAGTGCTGTTTGTTGTGCTGACAGTGTTTAGCCCGATGCTGCTCCTGACGGAACTTTTGCCGGTCTACTACATTTCGGCGTCGATAATGATATGTTACTGCGTCTACAAACTCATCCTGGCGTGCGCGCGCCAACGGGACAACGCCCGCCTTTTGCTGGCAGGGTTCGTGATCCTGGGGCTGGCAGGCATAAACGACATGCTGGACGAGACCGGCTACATCCAGACAGGCTCCCAAATACAGGTCGGACTCTTCTTCTTTCTTCTTTTTCAGGCGCTTGCCTTGTCACGAAGGTTCTCCCTGGCATTTTCGACGGTGGAAACACTCTCCACGCAACTGGAAGGCAAGAACATCGCCCTGGAGCGGGAGGTGGCTGAACGAGCCCGCCTCCAGCACGAAGTGGTGAGCATAAGCGACGACGAACGCCGCCGCCTGAGCCACAACCTCCACGACGGCCTGTGCCAGCAGTTGACCGGCGCGCGCCTTCGCTGCTCCGTGCTGGAGCATCGCATCCCCTCGGAGGACACCATCGCCCGGGAGGTGCGCCAGCTCTCCAGTCTGATCGATGACACGGTGGGGCACGCCTACGACTTGTCGCGAGGGCTCTGGCCCGTTGAGCACAGGGCCGGGAGCGGGGCCTCGTCCCTGGAGGAGCTGGCGCTGCGCTTCAGCGAGTCCAGCGGAATTCCCATCACGTTCAGGCAAGATCTGCCGTGCGCTCAATGCAAAAACGAGCACATGACCCAGCTCTACCGCATCGCGCAGGAGGGCATCGCCAACGCCATCAAGCACGCCGCGCCAAGCCGCGTGGACGTGTTCCTGGAGTGCCTGGACCTGCGGGGCGTCCGGCTGACCATCCGCGACGACGGCTGCGGCATCGCGCCCGGAAACAAGCCCCGTGGCGGCCTTGGGCTCAAGATCATGGCCCACCGCGCCGGAGTGGTCGGCGGGGATCTGCGCATAGACGACGCCGGAGACGGGGGAACCATCGTGACCTGCACCGTGGCCTGCACCGCCGCTGAGAAGTCCGAATCAACACAGGAGAGCGCCGGATGA
- a CDS encoding xanthine dehydrogenase family protein molybdopterin-binding subunit, which translates to MISTTPPGDPFQHRDALSKAVGAERFSTDFSPPGCLWAGARRAGVPHARIKAVHTEEARAVDGVTAVLTGADVPGSNLQGIVHKDQPVLATDTVRHAGDAVALAVAESREALAEALALIRVDLEPLPGVFDPELALAPDAPLVHAGREGGNLLARGLVHKGDARKAMNSCDVVVEGEFETPMQEHVFLEPPSGAARMTAKGGLEMVASTQAPFRDRFEIAHALDLNPMSIRVRAPYLGGAFGGKDGATVQCLLALAALKSDGQWVKMCWSREETFLAGYKRHAARMRVRLGASRRGELQALDCSMYFDSGPYAHLAVEIMALGLEHAGGPYRIPHTRMEGFCVYTNNPVGGAFRGFGVVQASFAIERSMDALAARLGLDPAELRLKNALRTGELNCAGVAMQSPSGAVECLEAMMAHPVWADRSNWKAKAPPFKRRGVGIAASLNAMGYGRGLPDAAAAKLELTREGNFKIFNSVPDMGQGNAPAFVQLAATALNQEASRFEVVQPDTRLCLPAGSSSASRTTYTFGNALLKACEAMREKLKARAALALLADEPSRLRLAPGMVVDDATGRSVPLAMLGAMLQRDDRICVDQCVMPVVENPPDTGKEFRLGFPHRFFAHGACVCAVEADELTGQVALLECVTAVECGKVLSAQGVERQVQGAAAQGAGFALMENLSTEAGHILTGDLSTYLIPTALDLPGLEWVSVDGDEPTGPHGLKGMGEVGIHGPAPAVAQALEDAVGLAIRRVPVEPEDVLRAMRGENA; encoded by the coding sequence GTGATTTCCACGACACCCCCCGGCGACCCGTTCCAGCACCGAGACGCCTTGTCCAAGGCCGTGGGAGCCGAACGCTTCAGCACGGACTTCAGCCCGCCCGGATGCCTCTGGGCCGGGGCCAGACGCGCGGGCGTGCCCCACGCCAGGATCAAGGCCGTGCACACCGAAGAGGCCCGCGCCGTGGACGGCGTGACGGCGGTGCTCACCGGGGCGGACGTGCCCGGCTCCAACCTGCAGGGCATCGTCCACAAGGACCAGCCCGTGCTGGCCACGGACACGGTGCGCCACGCGGGCGACGCGGTGGCCCTGGCGGTGGCCGAGAGCCGCGAAGCCCTGGCCGAGGCATTGGCGCTCATTCGTGTTGATCTCGAGCCGCTGCCCGGCGTGTTCGACCCGGAGCTGGCCCTGGCCCCGGACGCGCCCCTGGTCCACGCAGGCCGGGAAGGGGGCAACCTGTTGGCCCGTGGGCTTGTTCACAAGGGCGACGCCCGCAAGGCCATGAACTCATGCGACGTGGTGGTGGAGGGCGAGTTCGAGACCCCCATGCAGGAGCATGTCTTCCTGGAACCGCCGAGCGGCGCGGCCAGGATGACCGCCAAAGGCGGCCTGGAGATGGTGGCGTCCACGCAGGCCCCGTTTCGCGACCGCTTCGAGATCGCCCACGCCCTGGACCTGAACCCCATGAGCATCCGGGTGCGTGCCCCCTACCTGGGCGGCGCGTTCGGCGGCAAGGACGGGGCCACGGTGCAGTGCCTGCTGGCCTTGGCTGCGCTGAAAAGCGACGGGCAGTGGGTGAAGATGTGCTGGAGCCGCGAGGAGACCTTCCTGGCCGGGTACAAGCGTCACGCGGCGCGCATGCGGGTGCGGCTCGGGGCCTCCCGCCGGGGCGAATTGCAGGCCCTGGACTGCTCCATGTATTTTGACTCCGGCCCCTACGCCCACCTTGCCGTGGAGATCATGGCGCTCGGCCTTGAGCACGCAGGCGGGCCGTACCGCATCCCGCACACCCGCATGGAAGGTTTCTGCGTCTACACCAACAACCCCGTGGGCGGGGCCTTCCGGGGGTTCGGCGTGGTGCAGGCCAGCTTCGCCATCGAGCGGAGCATGGACGCCCTGGCCGCGCGGCTCGGCCTGGACCCCGCAGAGCTGCGCCTGAAGAACGCCCTGCGCACCGGCGAGCTCAACTGCGCGGGCGTGGCCATGCAGTCCCCCTCGGGCGCGGTGGAATGCCTGGAGGCGATGATGGCCCACCCCGTATGGGCGGACAGGAGTAACTGGAAAGCGAAAGCGCCGCCGTTCAAGCGCCGGGGCGTGGGCATCGCCGCGTCGCTGAACGCCATGGGCTACGGGCGCGGCCTGCCGGACGCGGCTGCGGCAAAGCTTGAGCTCACGCGGGAAGGAAACTTCAAAATATTCAACTCCGTGCCGGACATGGGCCAGGGCAATGCTCCGGCTTTCGTCCAGCTGGCGGCCACGGCCCTGAACCAGGAGGCCTCGCGCTTCGAGGTGGTCCAGCCGGACACACGGCTGTGCCTGCCCGCCGGGTCGTCCTCGGCCAGCCGCACCACGTACACTTTCGGCAACGCGCTGCTCAAAGCCTGCGAGGCCATGCGCGAGAAGCTCAAGGCGCGCGCGGCCCTGGCCCTGCTGGCGGACGAGCCGTCCCGGCTGCGCCTCGCGCCGGGGATGGTCGTGGACGACGCCACGGGGCGCTCGGTCCCTCTGGCCATGCTTGGGGCCATGCTCCAGCGCGACGACCGCATCTGCGTGGACCAGTGCGTGATGCCCGTGGTGGAGAATCCGCCGGATACCGGCAAGGAGTTCCGGCTGGGCTTTCCGCATAGGTTCTTCGCCCACGGGGCCTGCGTCTGCGCGGTGGAGGCCGATGAGCTCACCGGGCAAGTGGCGCTTCTGGAGTGCGTCACTGCCGTGGAGTGTGGCAAGGTGCTGAGCGCCCAGGGCGTAGAGCGCCAGGTGCAGGGCGCAGCGGCCCAGGGCGCAGGGTTTGCGCTCATGGAGAATCTTTCGACCGAGGCCGGGCACATCCTGACGGGCGACCTGTCCACGTATCTGATCCCCACCGCGCTGGACCTGCCCGGCCTGGAGTGGGTGTCCGTGGACGGGGACGAGCCCACCGGCCCGCACGGGCTCAAGGGGATGGGGGAAGTGGGCATCCACGGGCCTGCGCCCGCAGTGGCCCAGGCCCTGGAAGACGCCGTGGGGCTTGCGATCCGCCGCGTCCCAGTGGAACCGGAGGACGTATTGCGGGCGATGAGGGGCGAAAACGCATGA
- a CDS encoding (2Fe-2S)-binding protein: MSTDITVTFTLNEARVSIETSPGRRVLDLLRGDLGLTAAKEGCGSGECGACSILVDGVAKLSCLMLVAQLEGREVVTAEGLGTVEHPHPIQQAFAQHGAVQCGYCTPGMTIASAELLARTSSPDRAQVREAISGNLCRCTGYVKIVDAVMAAAGAARGEDS; this comes from the coding sequence ATGAGCACAGACATCACGGTGACGTTCACCTTGAACGAGGCGCGGGTCAGCATCGAAACGAGCCCCGGCAGGCGGGTTCTGGACCTGCTGCGGGGCGACCTGGGCCTGACGGCGGCGAAGGAAGGCTGCGGCTCGGGCGAGTGCGGCGCGTGCTCCATCCTGGTGGACGGCGTCGCCAAGCTCTCCTGCCTGATGCTGGTTGCGCAGCTGGAAGGCCGCGAGGTGGTCACGGCGGAGGGGCTGGGCACGGTGGAGCATCCGCATCCCATCCAGCAGGCGTTCGCACAGCACGGAGCCGTGCAGTGCGGGTACTGCACGCCGGGCATGACCATCGCCTCGGCGGAACTGCTCGCCCGGACTTCCTCCCCGGACCGGGCGCAAGTGCGCGAGGCCATCTCCGGCAACCTGTGCCGCTGCACGGGGTACGTAAAGATCGTGGACGCGGTGATGGCGGCTGCCGGGGCCGCGCGCGGGGAGGACTCGTGA